CAAGCCATAAAATTGATGTCCCCAAATCGAAAAAGTTTAAGGGGTAAGGTTCACGAGGGAAGTGGACAACTTATTGTGGGAAATGGAACAATATTTTCGTGTTGTGGGCATCAAGGATGATGATGTTAAGGTAAATACTACTTTTATGTATTTTAACGATGTTGGTCTATTGTGGAGGCATAGGTCCAAAGATGAAAAGTGAGGTTGGACCGAAATTGGGACTTAGGTGGAGTTCCAGAAAGAGTTCAAGGAGCAACTTTACCTACAATATGTCGAGAAAAAGGCAGACTAAGTTGCGACAGTTTTCGTATCAAGATACAATTAGGAAGTATGTGAAGGAATTCAGTGCATTGATACTCCAAATCATTGATCTGAGTGAAAATgaggaattctttttcttcttcttcttcttctttatgAATGGGTTAAAGTAGTAGGTTAAATAGGAATTGGAATGTTAAAGGTCCAAAAACTGTCCAAAGCCATGATTGTGACAGAGTCCTTAATCGAGTTTATTCTGAGGAAAGTCAAGTTCAAGTATTTCAATCCCAATGAGAAGAGAACTAGTAGGGGAGAAAAAAACAAAATGATATTAACAATAACAATAGTGGTAATGGAAAACCACAACAGGAAGTGGAATCCCAACAACAAACTGAATTGGCCAGTGAAATGCTTCTTTCGTGAGGTTCTACATATGGTAAGGGATTGTTTGAaacaatttactttttttttttttgccatcgAAGGGGACGATGAGCCAGAAAAAGCATCAATGAATCTTGGCTCAATCTTGAGTTCTATAGAAGCCAAAAAGATTAGAGAGAATGGAAAAAAAACTAAAGGGTGCTTCTTATGTTGTGGTTCGCATAGGATGGGAGACTATCTAGAACGATCTAAGGAATCCACGGTCAATAAAGAAGATGAAGTGGATCCAAGATTGAGGCTTTAAAGCTTGAGTAAATGATACTCAATTCTATGAAAACAATGAGGGACTGCAAGAAAAAATAGTTGATGTATATGGACATCAACATTGTAGGTCAAAGAAAGAGTATTCTTGTTAATACAGTGGTATCAGAAAGAGCTGTAGTTAAAATTGGTCTCTCAGTTAGCAAATTGACCAAGAAGATCAAGATGGTTAATTCCAAATATGTCCCAATTGTGGGAGTAACACAATGAGTTGAGATACAAATCAGTCAGTGGAAAAATAAGAAAGACTTCGAGGTAATTCACTTAAATTTTCTTGACAACACTACAGgagaacagacttttagcggcattttttttgcCTTTAGCGACGTTTTCACAAGCGTCgcaaaaaacgccactatagccGACGCTGCAAATTTTTGCAGcgtttattttaaaaaaagccgctaaagatcatgacttttagcggcgcttttttcgcAAACTCCGttaaagaccatgacctttagcggcgcttttctcgCAAACATCGCTAAAGACCATGACTTTTAGTGGCACTTTTTTCACAAACGCCGCTATAAAACagacctttagcgacgcttttcacataaacgccgctaaaaaatataacctttaaaaagtatattttaattaaataatatttattttttgtgaTTAATATtacattatgttttatttttgaaatttgaactttaaactatatacttttaaggataaataaaaaatattaattaaattaaattttctattaaaattttaactttaaaactaaatataaaaattaatgaatttaaatattatgtttaaataaatgggCATTCTACTTCACAGCTTGTCTAATCTATATTAACTCGGCCAATTATAAAAGAAGCTACAAAACTcgtaataattaaccatcatggTTAAAGAAGCTAGTACACAAACCCTGTTTCCATAACACAAAATTCAAGTTCTGACTAAGATGAATGACCAAGGAATGCAACATTAAATAACGTTCCATTTGAAGAAGTGCTAAGCCTTGGCTTTTCCAGCTTGAAGGGATTGAATCCTCTGCCACACCTTCAATATCTAAAGGATGCAAAACCAAATGATCAGATTAATTGTCACTTTGGCAGATAAATCTAGTTACAATCTATTATCCACACCGAGGTGCCTAGATTCTAGACTCTAAAGTTTGATATTAAGAGGACATAAACATTTTCCGGTGGTTTTACAATATAATTCAACACAATTTGATTTCATATCTAGAGCACATTAATAGAAACTCATACTGATGGTTGTTATTCCAGTTTAAGAGATACAAACTTCCAtaaaacccaaaaatcatatgGATTCATGTAAAAAGCATATGATAAACGCTAATAGTATTAGTTAAAATATTGCATGATGTCTGCTAATGAAAAAAAGGATATCCTTAACATCATTTTAAAGATCAGCCAGCATGCAATAGAGcacataattaaaaaaatttaactagAGGGGCAAATTTAAAGGTAAGCATGGACTTGACTCTTCAAAAATGAAACCAAATTTGGTGTCTTCAAATTAAGAACTAAACATCGCATTCACGGTTTTGCAGTCTAACAAACATAGACAAagacaacaaaattaaaaaattaacaagCTGAAGTAAGTACTTAATTATCAACTAGTAATCTTACTTTAGCAATTTCAGCTTGTGTAAGAGCACCTTTTATGTCCTGTTTGTTTGCTAGTATCAACAAGGATGCTCCTGATAACCTCTGCAACACAAAGAAAGCATAAGCCACGCTTTACATTGCACGGCATTAGCTTGCAAGGTTTTGTTTTCTAATATTTATTGCAAAGAACCTCAAACTGTTATAGTAAGATGGATAGCTTCACCATAATGAATATAAGAAGTGCATTTGATGGGGAAAAAAACAAGTCAAATTAACATCTTACCTCTTCCTTTAGAAGATTATCCAGTTCCATTTTGCAATCATCTAATCTTCTAAGATCTGAGCTATCAACAACCCAAACCAAACCATCTGTTTGCTCAAAATAGTTCCTCCAATATGATCTTATAGTTCTTTGACCACCTACATCCCATATATTCAGAGTATATCTGCCGAAACCCAAAATCAAATCTAATTCAACATTACAAATCATAAATATAATGAAGAAAACTACAaaaagaaacaacccaaaaatttttattttcaaacacTTGGTGAGCTCAGGTAGTTAATGATTAGAAATTgttaaaaaatgcaaaagttttaCTTCTGGTATGTGATGGTTTTGATGTTAAAGCCAAGAGTAGGACTAATTACACTTGTATCCTCTCCGTTAATCTTCAAAACAATCGTGGTCTTCCCTGAATTATCAAGCCCAATGTGCCAACAATTCAGTATAATTATGAATACAAATTATCGAAtgaacaaaaagaagaaaaaaattgaaggGAGAGAAAAATATGAAACTTACACCATAAGGATTcgcatttccttttcttttctcttgatTTTCTGAATGATACTAAGAAGTCCCATTTCTTCTGCTTACAGCAAAGATAGAAAGAAACTAAGAAAATTTTCATAATGTGATAAGCAACAATTTTATGACTGTGCATGGAAAGAAGAACTCATAGCCGAAGAATTTGTGGAAAAATTGCTTGAAACCAAGTTCATggattttaattaaaaacaaataatcCATTAAAGAAAACAGTAACATCAAAGAAACCCCCATCAAGGTTCCTTATCAATcatacatataaattaaaaaaaaaaatgaaattaaataaatacaatatatatatatatatatatatatataacttttttCATGAAGGATGAACCTTGTTAGGTGAAAGTCCATTAAAACCTGCAGATTTCATAGCAGCTTCAACATACAATTTAGACGCAATGTTTGCACCTTTTTCCATCAAATCCCGATTTTTTAACTTTCTCAAGCAGATCATCAACACCACTGAGTTCACTTTTGCCTCGCATTCCATTTCTTCCTCGAATCGCCTGAACTCATCCACTGCAGCTTCCATGATCGAGTCAAAATAATCCTCTCGCTTGTTGCATGGTTATTTCACTCCTTTCACTTGTTTTTCTTCCTCTAGCTCCAAAGCTGCCCATGCTTTGTAAGATTCGATCTCGAAAAGCTTCATTAGGTCTTCCATGCGGATGGATCGAAATTCTTGTTGCCTTGTAAAGCTTGATTTGAGAGGAAAGTGAATTGAGAGATGAGAGCTTCCATGGCTGTTTGATGAATTCAAATGCAGATCTACCTGGGAAAATTGGAAAGTAGCAAAAGCGGTAGAGAGAAACACCTAAATGGTTTTGAGGATACTGATTTTAGGGGGGAAATTAGAGGTTTCGGGGGGAAATTTGGGGATAAAAGGGCGCCACTTTTTTTATTgcattttttgtggcgtttttataaaaaaacGCCGTTATTGCATATTTTTTTGCAGCATTTTTCATAAAAACGCCATTAAtctctattttatattttattttcatttttgtatttcattttatttgttatcaatgttgttatttatttatcaattttttaaatctaatatttaaatatatcaaatggtttagattaaatatttttaaaataaaagtattaattggttgtataaaattttatcatttaacaaatatcaagtaaaccttaaatcttaaatcatttaatatatataaagtttatctattatctcttaaattttaagatattaaaattaaaattatctcttttacaatcatataataaattatttaatatataaattaaaaacactaattaatctaaacccttaATCCTTAAACTCTAAACTCTAAAATCTTAAAATATAAACCATTAACCCTGAACCATAATGtataacccctaacccctaacccctaacccctaacccttaaactttaaaccccaacccttaaaccataatacataaaccttaaaatagtaactcataaaccttaaacccttaatCATATACCCTAAAtcgtaaaccctaaactataatgattaattgattcaatatttttaaattaatattatctttttacaattatataagaaaatatttatcatataaattaaaaacattaattaacTAAACCCTAAAATCTTAATCCTTAATCCCTAGACCCTAAATCCTAAATCCTAAAATATAAACTCTTAATCCTAGACCcctaacccttaaaccataatccctaaacccataatccataaaacTTAAAATAGTAATCAgaaaccttaaacccttaaccatatgccctaaatcataaaccttaaactataatgataattaattcaatattttaaaattaatactatctcttttacaattatataagaaaatatttaacatatgatgtacatcaacatccatgtgatgttttttagggtttagtattttaggggttatagtttagggtttaagatttttTAAGGTTTAAGAGTTTAATGTTTTAAGgattatagattagtgtttatgatttttttgagggtttagggttttaggggttatatgacttttagcagTGTTTTACCGAAAGCACCGTTAATGCTCCAGTTTTTAGCAGTGTTTtaccgaaagcgccgctaatgctccgatttttagcggcgttttaccgaaaacgccgctaatgctccgatttttagcggcattttaccgaaagcgccgttaatgctctggtttttagggGTGTTTTTCCAAAAGcgtcgctaatgctctggtttttagcggcggtttatgctctgtttttagcggcattttaacAAAAAACGCTGCTATTactctgtttttagcggcgtttaccAAAAACGTCGCTATTGCTctatgttttacaatttttgtggcgttttttgataaaacaccgttaaaaatgccgctaaagccctattttcctgtagtgcaaGATTAATGCTCTATTGATTCCTTTTATCGATTGTATATACGTATTAGATACTCGACAACAACAATGCGTTGTGCTGGTGAGTCAAAACATAAGAGGTGGAACTAAGGTATTGTCGGCAATCCAGCTAGCCCAGGATGTTTATGATGTTAAGAAAATCGACTTGGTAGATCAAATGCTATGAAAACCACTTTGGGATGTGAAGCCTGTTGAGTTATCAGAGGGGCTACCACCTATGGGAGAAGTGGGTTGTGCATTAGACTTTGGAAGAAAAGTAGTGATGCAAACTAGGCAGTTGAATCCAGTAATGCTACAAACGAGGTATAACTTAAACACTTATCTAGTGTTTTACATTATGACTTACTATTGACTTGTAAAAGACATAGGGGCCTTTTCAAAGTTTTGAAGCAGGTAAGCCAAGGGGCTTACAAACCTGAGTTGGTGATAATTCTCAAGGTTAACCTGATGTTCAATGTGGGCATGTTTAAAcctatttatatagatcaagggGATCTTGATTGAGGGAAGTCACAATAGAGGCAAGTAAGAGCAGTGAACTTTTATGATCGAGATGTACAAGAGAGCAATATAGTTTGAGTTAGGCGATGGCAAAAACATAAGTTGAGGCAAATGTTTCGAGGGGTAGAACTACCCGATAGAGACTAGTTGGAGACTGTTGGATATGGTTCCCTAAATGTAGTATTTTTatctatatacatttatattttttCGAATAAATTGGTTTagtaaaattattcatgaattacattaataccctttatgtattgtcctcaatggtttttgcatgcaaagcaaaatggaagcaaatattagctcactagTTGTCTAATGTTCAACTAATAGTAAGCAGTATCATGTGATTGGATCATAATATAGAAGGACAACTTATATTAGTTGACGAATCTAAACATGTCATTAATCTAATTGAAAATAAGCAAACCTTTTGATagaataatgtaacaccctatactcggtTCAGTCGCTTGACCCGAGTTATAAGGCACTACAACAATAATCTTTagatatttttcataatttcaatcaaattcaaaCAAACAATTTATATTCAATCATTTCCATGTTTTTCAATCAATTTTGAACCTAATTCGAACTTATTGAACATCTAAAATAAACTAGAACCAAATCTAGATTAAATTGAAACTTCTACAAAATTCTGAGTAAAAAGTGCAAACAGGGTTCACACGgctatgtggccaggccgtgtgacagaGCCTAGGCTGTGTGGCTTAGGGTCATAATCATGTGGCCAAAGCATGTACAATTcaaaaatagggtcacacagtcgtgtcgcaAATTATGTGTAATTCGAAATAAGGACACATGACCACGTTGCAGACCGTGTGCAATTTGAAATAGGGATACACGGTTGTGTCACCAGACCGTGTAACATCCTGTGATCATGTGGAAAATACCTGCACCAAAATTTAAGAATCACAAGGCCATGTAATAGCCTTTGTGTAcccaaatttcatttaaaattaagTTAACTCACATTCAAAAGCTTCGGTTCTAAGCAATACAATAACTAATGATCAAACTTATCCAAAATGTGCTTAAAAgagtcaaaacataccaattcacactCAACCTATGTccctaaccaatatgccctcattgGCGTATCAAATCAAACATAACAAAAATCATTCAATCCAAGACATAATCAACTTGTTAACTTTATTTAAACATTCAACCAAATCCCAAAATACCTTATGTCAAAATCATCCAATTATATCAAGTTTCTAAAGGCTAATATAACCAAATCAAAGTAATAAGTTTCCAAAATACAATTATCATTTCACAACAATCTATCAAAAAATGCAT
Above is a genomic segment from Gossypium arboreum isolate Shixiya-1 chromosome 8, ASM2569848v2, whole genome shotgun sequence containing:
- the LOC108468685 gene encoding ADP-ribosylation factor-like protein 2, producing the protein MGLLSIIQKIKRKEKEMRILMVGLDNSGKTTIVLKINGEDTSVISPTLGFNIKTITYQKYTLNIWDVGGQRTIRSYWRNYFEQTDGLVWVVDSSDLRRLDDCKMELDNLLKEERLSGASLLILANKQDIKGALTQAEIAKTAKP